TTTCGCTCCCAGATCCCACCCTCCCTTGTCTTCTTGCTACGACTCCATGAATGATTATattacatgtgtgtgtgtgtgtgtgtgtgtgtgtgtgtgtgtgtgtgtgtgtgtgtgtgtgataggatTAGAAGACTGACATGGAACAATATGTATTAAATGCTACCTGTCCTTATTATTTAATTACAGTAAGCAATCACTTATGGCCTTTACTATGTCGATCCCACATTATGGCCTTCACTGTGTGATAGTATTAGAAGACTGAATTTACACTTAGCAAACATCAGATGGCATTTACTGTGTATTTCAAGAAGTACCTTGTAGTGGCAGCAAATCTGGCAATTAAGACTTTTTTTTCTACAGACGGTGATCCAAACTACCTGGTATGAACAGCGGCAACATCTTAAAATACTAACATGTAGTGCTTCATTTAACTCATTTTTGTACAACATACTATTGTACCGAAAACTTTAATGCAATTAACTATTGAATTTTTCTTCATCAGGATTGAGCGATCTGGCATATAATTATGATCTTCTGAAACTCGGTGGTTCAGATAATGGAAGATATGACAGGGAAGAGCCTGACATAGTAAGTATTGATTTTCTAGTCCTACCACGAGGTAGCTCAACCAATCTGAATTTTATGTAGATTATTTCATGATCTTCCCGTGCAGGTAATTCTGTCGTATGTAGTTCTGAATTTCATTTAGATTGACCTTGAAGTATTTGGAGATATGATGCACTATCTTGACTGAACAAATTTATGTGCGAATGTTCCTGNNNNNNNNNNNNNNNNNNNNNNNNNNNNNNNNNNNNNNNNNNNNNNNNNNNNNNNNNNNNNNNNNNNNNNNNNNNNNNNNNNNNNNNNNNNNNNNNNNNNNNNNNNNNNNNNNNNNNNNNNNNNNNNNNNNNNNNNNNNNNNNNNNNNNNNNNNNNNNNNNNNNNNNNNNNNNNNNNNNNNNNNNNNNNNNNNNNNNNNNNNNNNNNNNNNNNNNNNNNNNNNNNNNNNNNNNNNNNNNNNNNNNNNNNNNNNNNNNNNNNNNNNNNNNNNNNNNNNNNNNNNNNNNNNNNNNNNNNNNNNNNNNNNNNNNNNNNNNNNNNNNACCACCCACCACCATCCCCCACCCCCTGGGTCGGAAAATTAAACAACGTGTCAGAAAGAACTCAGTAACTAACATGGTGGTTTTAGCTGGATACCAACCTTTCAGCTGGATCAAAACAAGATAGGGCATGAAAGAACCAAGCTAATGTGTTCCACTTGCCAGATGCACTCACATGTTCCTTACCACTCATCTCCTTAATTCATTCTTGTAAACATGTGATGAGTGCAGATTTtgggtggagatggagatggtggcAAGCGGGAGATGCCAAGGATTGGGTTTACACAACACGTCCACTATAACCTTTATTTTCCATGTACATTCACAGATTTTTGGCCTTCCGGTGATGCAACTGTGAGTGTGAACACTACATATAACACACTGTTGGTTTTCGTTGCAGCTTAGCAATGTCGTCTATCTATGTAAAATGAAATGAGATAGAATGGTGTAGCCATTGATGATTGGTGGAGAAATTAACAGAGGTGTCTCGCAAGATAGCTTTTTAGATTTTAATCTTAATTATGCATGTGCTCCAAAATAATAATCAAACATATTTGTGCTTATATGCATATAATAACAGTAGCAAGAGTATATTCCATTTTAGTGGAAACTAGAACAACGAGTTTTTTTGCATATATCAAACAAAAATACTACACCCCACACAATTAGTGTTTCACGCCACCTCGTGCTCATGAACAAGCTCTGACACGATCAGTTCATCCACGTCATCTGCCTCAACCCCGATTCCCCCATCCTGTCGTGGTTAGCACCACCCACTCATCATCAGTAAAGCCGAGATGGCCAAGAGGACCGCCACACAATGGAGGGACTCACGGGACAGTGAACCATGGTTATGTAGCCCCTTGGTACTAAACTTTGATGACAACGGGTCAATGCCACGTCCGGGCCGAGCGGCCATCGCCGGTGTGCAGCTCCGCCATCATGGGATCTAGGTTGTTCATCGGGCCAGCTGATGAAAGGCACCAAATGAAGAAGAGAGGGACATCAACAATGGAGGTGTGTCTTGGTTCTCCCTCATCAAACACTTTACCGACATAACTTCTCAAGGGGGCATGCTACCATTGTGTTTTACTTAGAATGGCTAGAGCAGAACTGGTCATGGGTAGAATTAGTGTGCGAGACGTCAAGTGAACGGAATTAAATTAAGTTAGCTAGTGACCAACGGAATTAAATTAAGTTAGTCACCATGGGTTGAATTAGCACTAAGCTAAGGCGGTTGCCGCCTTTGCCCCTTGATGCTGGCCTCCCACGGTGGCATTGATCGCTGGCTCATTTAAAACACGAGTTCGTGGATTTTGCGATAAAAGTGAGGGTTGAGAGTGAGCGGGATGGGGGTAGAGTTCGTATGTTCAGTCAAGGCTGTCTAGGTGGAATATTTTCCTTACATTAAAAATGCGGGGAATTTCCTTTCACTAGAGATGGCTTTGCAGAAAATTGTATGAGAGGGTGGTTCATTCATTTTCATCAAGTCATACATTTTTTTAGCAAGGATAGGAGGGTAAATGCTTTGGTTGGTTGATTCAAGAGTTAATAATGGACACGGTGGTGTATCAGTTGCATGCCCAACAAAAGACATTATATTTTTGTTTCGTGGTCATGCACGAGATTGAACTATATGTTACAACGTGGCAATGGCTCAGCAGATATGGGGTCTGCCTTCTTGNNNNNNNNNNNNNNNNNNNNNNNNNNNNNNNNNNNNNNNNNNNNNNNNNNNNNNNNNNNNNNNNNNNNNNNNNNNNNNNNNNNNNNNNNNNNNNNNNNNNNNNNNNNNNNNNNNNNNNNNNNNNNNNNNNNNNNNNNNNNNNNNNNNNNNNNNNNNNNNNNNNNNNNNNNNNNNNNNNNNNNNNNNNNNNNNNNNNNNNNNNNNNNNNNNNNNNNNNNNNNNNNNNNNNNNNNNNNNNNNNNNNNNNNNNNNNNNNNNNNNGGGTAGGATGAGGGCGAGCGGGGTGATTGGCGGGGGACTTCTCCTAGGTTGTCTGTGTCGAAGTACAGTCTGAAGGAGAAAATGTGCCATGACGAAAGCGAGGTGGGCTTCATCCAATTTTAAAAGAGAGGGCTCCAGCAAGAAATATCCAGCTACAGCATGAAAACGAGCAGGAAGCGGAGGGTCTGGCAAGAGAAGGGAATGGTGTGTCCTAGGGTGGATTTGTTGTGTTGGGACCGCGTGTTGGATATAACATGACGGATAGTTCAGACAACCACACTTCTCCTCCACATATGGACGGGATTTGGGGAGCCCGGACTGTTCAGACGGTTGGATTTTGGGGAGCTGGNNNNNNNNNNGGGGGACTTCTCCTAGGTTGTCTGTGTCGAAGTACAGTCTGAAGGAGAAAATGTGCCATGACGAAAGCGAGGTGGGCTTCATCAAATTTCAAAAGAGAGGGCTCCAGCAAGAAATATCCCGCTACAACGGGAAAACGAGCGGGAAGGGGGAGGGTCTGGCAGGAAAAGGGAATGGTGTGTCCAAGGGTGGATTTGTTGTGTTGGGACTGCGTGTTTGAGATAACATGACGGATAGTTCAGACAACCATATTTCTTCTCCACATATGGACTGGATTTGGGGAGCCCGGACTGTTCAGACGGTTGGATTTTGGGGAGCTGGGCACCCATTTATGTCTGAATGTGTTCGGACTTATGACTTATGAGAgagaaataatattcgatcttggAGACGACTTTAAACATCTGTATGATTCATTTATATGCACTGTAGTCCATAGTAATGCAAGGTGTACTACTAGTTTCTATTGGAGGAGTTGATCTTACGGCTAGCATCGAACATGGAATATATGAACTAATTGTTGCCGCCGAGACCAATGCCTCCCAAAGCTAGCTATCTTGGCGTACACAGATGGCCGGCAAGCTGCCGCTACATGAGCTTCCAAGGCTCCCTTCCTATTACACACTTGCAGAACTCCAGATCGATGCTGTTTACCCTGTGGATGAGACGGTGAAGATCTAGGCCCTGCAAGCTTTTTCACACGTTGTGCAGAAATTTGTTCCTCATATAGTCACTGTTCGATGAATTGTTTTTATCATTATTAATAATTTTATGTTACTATTATTCATTCATTTTTTCTCTAAAGCTCACATAATCTATTTAACATTTGAGGAGCTTTAAGTCCACGTTATACACGTCTACACTACATCTCACAAGTGGAAGTTTGTTCTTGCAGCAATTAGTGCCTCGGAGCTCTTCAAGATTGGTGCAAACAAATATTAAAAGAGCATAGAAGCGCTCATCTGGGCTAATTTAAAGAAAAAACTTACTTCTCTTACATTATCCGGTTAACATTGTAACATGAATTCTTGAATATATCCCAACGAATGCCTCTCTCACTACCTTTGTACGTAGTTAAGCATTTTTCATACAAAGGGCCGGTGACTGCATACACAACAATAAAGGAAGCATGCACACATTATATCCTACTCTCCGATCTCTTCGCCGATGCAGTCAGCACACATGAATTGTTTGAGATGTTTTGCTTCGGTGGCAGTTATGTTCACATATCTACCATGGAACCACTTGTCACATGTGTCACAGCATATCCAAAAGGCGTTGGCATGGTACTGAGCACTACAGGTTTCACACAAGTATGTAACTTCATGATCATTTTCTTTGTCTTCAGCAGGCTTCCTAGAGTCCTTGTTTGGAGAATATAAATTTTGCATCGACTCTTGAGATGGTGGCACGTTCTCTTCAGCAGGTGTGATAGAGTCAAGCATGTCTATTGTAAAAAAAATTCCGTAGATTGGATTATTAGTTTGCGTGTTTGTTTTAGATTTGGGCGGTACAATTTTGTCACTTTAGTTATAACAGTTTTTTGCATGAAGCACCCATGCAATGCATATGGCTGGTGTTGGCGTGGTTCATACCATTGGCGGCAGGCTTGGAATTTCCCGGTACTTCAATCCTGTTCCGAGGCATGATAAATATACAGATCTCTATTTTTGCCAAAATTATACACATCTCTCTACTTTTGGTGAATTTAAAAAATTAAGCTGGCCCTCTCTATATCTTCCGTTAAAAGATCGCATGTGTGCACACAAGTATATATGTTTATACACACTGTGCATTGCCAGTGGAAATTAGCTAGAATCCATATTCCAAgcaattttgtttttttatttgatCATTACTAAAATTAATAGAAAACTATGTCATTTATCTGATGTTGTTTAGTGAAAAATATGTATGTAATATATGCAGCTTAAAAATTACAAATATTTCAAAATATAATACAGTGCATGGATACTCTTCATTGCCAGGAGAAAATGATTGCCCTCATGTACTCTTATAAAATTAATGCATGATCGAATCCTAGAAAATATATGATCCAAAAAAGTTGAAGGTTTGTCGGCGACAAGTATCCAATGTCTGTAATAAACTTAAGACCAAACCCCATCATATTTCTTTAGGATATAAAAGGacacaaaattatactccctccgttccaaaatatagtgcttcctctattctcgtccttcaactttgaccataaatttagccAACAAGActgactgcggcgggagcaaaagttataccagtgaattcgtattcaaaacaagttttcaattatataattttttctcctgccgcagtcggtctcgttgattaaattaatggtcaaagttggacctcgaaAAACACggacgcactatattttgaaatggacGGACTACATCCACCAAAGAATTTCCCATTCGCAATACTATAGCCCACCAGTACACATGTAGACTTCATAAAATTGCTATAATGTTACATCTTCTATCAATCTGGAATTCTTGGGGCATGGTACACCAAGAATATATATCACGCGCATTGATTTCACACACTTGTCAATTGGAAAAGTCTATGCATGCAAAAAATATAACCACTAATGGACGGTGTTGTTTATAACTCGATACTCTTTTTCCTTTGTCTAATACAAAAATGAACACGGTTGTATATCTGAAAATAACCTTTTTCCCAAAGAAATATGTTTGAAAGTAACTGATCAAACTATTGGCCTAAATTCCTCTTTGTTTCAATACAGAACTACGCTACCCCGTGCAATAGCACTGGATTTTGATGAATATTTTTTCTTCATGAAAAACGGATCTGAGATTTCATGTCTGCCGTATTTACAATTTTTATTAAAAACGGATTAAAGAATTCTGGGACAGCAGGATCTAAAAGTACGGCCACAAATGCCCTTAGTTGTTTAACTCAATACATTTTTTCCTATGCCTAATAAGAAATAAACACAGTTATGACGACAGTAGTAGTATTTGAAGAAGCCCACGCAGTACTTCACACAAGAGCTATGAGGCCTTGTGTGTGTGACAGAAACGCATCCATAAATACTCTTCTCAGCTCTTTGTTGTGACGATTACTCATTGGCATACTTCTGCGAAAGTGCTACACTACCATGTTTGGTCTGCAGTTACCAGCGGTGCGGGGGTCGGGAAAAATCTTTGCCGGTTCAGCTGGCACCAACACGGTGACGCTTGTGGGCGCCATGGTGACGCTTGTGGGCGCCGCCTCCCTTCTTGAAGGGCGTCAGGTGTACCCCGTCGGCACTCCTCTCCGTGTACCGGCAGAAATCCGAGGATCTGTCTGGGCAGCAGCATCATTGTCGTCGTAGTACTTCTTGAAGGTGTTGTTTGGTATGCGGGAATTCAGAGGCATAGGAGCATGGTGGAATTCAGAGGCATAAGAGCATGGCGCCGGTTGCTGGAAATCATCGctttggcatttgtttctctttctGGGCTTGATTGTCCTGTTTGCCCATCAGTGATATCACAGTTCTGTCAGGTGGttgctatattaatatagcaaGGCGAAAGCCTGTTTCAAGAGTCAAGACATTGTAAACTGAATTCTTAAATATATCCCAATGGAATGGGAAAAGAATGTAATGCCTCTCTCACTATCTTTCTAGTTAATCATTTTTCATACAAAGGGTGACTGCATACCCTAAAATAAAGGAATGGTGCACATATTATATCCTACTCTCCGATCACCTCGCGGATGCAGTCAGGACACTTGTATTCTTTGATATGTTCTGCTTCAGAGGCAGTTACGTTCACACATTTGCCATGGAACCACTGGTCACATTCGTCACAACCAATCCAAAAGGCATTGGCATGATACGGAGCATTACAAGATCCGCAAAAGTCGATAACTTCATTATCCGTTTGTTTGTCTTCAGCAGGCTTCCTAGAGTCCCTGTTTGGAGCAGACAAAACTTGCATCGAGTCTTGAGAAGGTGGCACGTTCTCTTCAGCAGGTGTGATAGAGTCTACATCTGGATTGGACACATTCTCTTGAGTTGGTGTGTTCGACTCCCTCTTTGCATTGTAACGCGCAAATGTTGATAGCCAAGGAAGACCATAAGAGAGATAGTATTCGTCATGGACTGTTCGCATCTCGTTTACCATATCAAATAAACGTATCCTGAACGAGAAAGTAAACCAACATCACCAAATCAGCAATTGGCTTCGCAAGCAATATGTAACACATGACATTCTTGATGCATGGAGGAACTATATAAGCACAAAAACATAATGATTTAAATAGAAGACGAAGATCGCCCCTAATAAGAATATATAGCCCATTATTTAATGCTGAGGCTCTAATAATTGGTTCTGCATGACTACTGTTCTGTCAAAGCTGTATTCTCTCTCGTGTTTGTTAAATGGAAAATAAGATATTATGTCAAAAAATAGAATCTTCTATACGCTTGATTAAAAGTATAGGAATTACATTCAGTTTTGTTAGATAGAAGTTACAGGTTTTTGCGCTTTTTGCTGCATTCAAAGATTCTTCTACATGCACATGctttatcactagtagaaaaagggcctttagtcctggttctggacccggaactaaagggtcggtactaatgcctctccctttagtcccggttcaatccagaaccgggactaaagggcgcggccacgtggagctccacctttagtcccggttggtaacaccaaccgggactaaaggaaattttatgatttttttgaattttttttttgaatttgttttttgaatttcaaatttttgaattattttaacctctagtctgtaatcaccacccctcatcacttctcaatttatcctctaatcacccctcatcattccaaatcatctaacttcccgaacggtgacccatcctcccactcccccagcctgagcacgcttaacttctgggttctattctccctcgctccaagtctgcacttgttgttttcctgacaataccaagatgtcaatcctattaaccttcaggaattttgcttgagcatgaagtgacacatttcatagttttattttgaaactattgtgttaaaaaacaataattatttagtaacactaatatttcttgaataattagtttgatcattgtttgaccacagtttgaccagatttgaccaaaattgaaataactgaaataattatttagtaacactaatattctagaataattagtttgaccattgtttgaccacagtttgcccac
The sequence above is drawn from the Triticum aestivum cultivar Chinese Spring chromosome 7A, IWGSC CS RefSeq v2.1, whole genome shotgun sequence genome and encodes:
- the LOC123147874 gene encoding PHD finger protein ALFIN-LIKE 3-like; this encodes MDASRAGSSSNPTPSRRRLTVPVHGRPSPTPLPAHPGEWRSRPAVSWTVKNIYEDFSGRRSALVQALTTGKEPMCLYGYPDGSWELTLPEEMVPPGLPVPTRGINRRRDYMNRFDYLTLVAHHSDSWLMGVTFFLSTYLAANQRIRLFDMVNEMRTVHDEYYLSYGLPWLSTFARYNAKRESNTPTQENVSNPDVDSITPAEENVPPSQDSMQVLSAPNRDSRKPAEDKQTDNEVIDFCGSCNAPYHANAFWIGCDECDQWFHGKCVNVTASEAEHIKEYKCPDCIREVIGE